In the genome of Candidatus Electrothrix rattekaaiensis, the window GCTGCAAACAAGACAAACTGAGAACAGAGTAATAATACGTTTGGTTCCTCCAGAGTAGTTATCAAGATACATTTCGTATTTTCAACATGATTGATTTCATTGTATCGTCAAAGGTTAATTTCCATCTGTCATAGCATTAATTGAGGTAAATCCTTCAAGTGGACCGATACCACTCGGATTTTCACTGACCAGCCCACTACTAGTCCAACTACCTGCTTTTTCTTGAAGGATTCCTTCTTCAGTAGTGCTTCCACCAGCAATAACACCATTTCCAACATCACCACCTGCTGTTCCTCCAGTAGTCTCAGCTATCAATGGACTGGGGCTGGCCATGGCCAGTAAAAGCGCAGCGACCGCACCTCTCATTATTTTTTTCTTGAGCATCTTGCACACCTCTTTTGCTGAGTTTGCCCTCATCCGAGGGATAATCATTGTTCTTAAGTAAAAGTCTACGCAATCAACGAAATAAACTCAAGGACCGCCGAAATCAATAAGAGGAACTATTACCCAAACCCTCAAAGAAGACTTGAACAGAATAAACAACAGAGGATACAATAATAAAGATAACTATTTTCATATAAATATTCCAAAACAAGGAGGAATGCAATGAAAGGTATACAATACAGTCGACTAGCAGCTGTCTTTTTCATGACTGCTCTAGTGATCGCTCACAGCTCCCTAGTGGCTATGGCTGGAGAACCTCGCATTCATGGCTTTTTTGTCCAGCCCTCCCTAGGCTACGGAGCAACAAATCACGAAAAATTCTCCAGCCAAGAAGAGTACGATCAATGGCTGCAAAGCATGGCAGATACCGGAGCAGAAATGCTCTTTTATCAATGGGTAACCCATTACGAAAACACACCGCCGGACTGGTACATCACGGCATACGGCGGCAGCCCGGACACGGACTTTGCCTTTTACAATCCAAAACCGGTAACCATCAACGGCATTCCGACTCGGGGCTGGGTTACCCCAACTAACTGGCCAGGATCACCCAAGCAAGGCGGTAAGGAACCGGTGGCCTACCTGCTTGATGCAGCGCAAAAGGCCGGGATCAAAGTCTGGCTGGGCCTGTATCTGAATGAAGGAGAGAACTCGCCCTATAACTGGTGGAATGCGATCACAGATTCGAATTTGACCACAGAAGACAGGGCTGCAATTGAACACCATGTGGAGCGCTCTATCGCAGTGGTGAACGATCTTGCTGAGCAATACGGCAATCACCCGGCCCTTGGCGGCTTATACTACTCCATCGAAATTGCCAACATTGCCTTTATCCCCTCGGGGAATCACCCGTACCTTGCCTCAATCCTAGACCGGGTTGCCAAGGCCGTTCACACGGCCCTACCGGGAAAGCAACTCGCCATCTGCCCCTTTTTTAACACCGGGCTTCCAACAACAGCGCAAGAATTCGGTGACATGTTGGAGTATGCACTAAAAAACAGCGAACTGGATATCCTCATGCTGCAAGATGGCGTTGGCGTGGATCCCCACACTCTGACACCAATAAATGATCAAGTGACAGAATATTTTGTTGCAGCCCGCAATGCTGCCGCTGCTGCGGGTAAACCATTTTGGGGCAATGCGGAGCTGTTCACAAACCTGGGCACCAGGGAGGCCCCACAGCTTATTTCCTCCACCATGGAAAAAATCCGCCTCCAACTGGAGACTATTGCGCCCCATGTTGACAAGATCATCAGCTTTGATTTCCACTTTATGGACCCCAATGATGCCTACACCTTTTACGAACCGTTAGGTGGCACAGTGGAAACAGACAGAGCAATGCGACAGAATTTATATGACGGCTATACAGCCTACTGGCAGCAATGGAAAGAACAGCAGAGAAGGCCAGCCCTGCCAGCTGTTTTGAGTTTGCTGCTGCAAGAGGAGGCTACGGAGTAAAGGTGGCAAGATCACCCGTAAGGAAGGTGGATAAAAAGATGTGGCAAGCAGGAGCAAATGAAGATATAACAAAATAATATTCGTATCCTCTTAAAAACTCATCAACCACGTTGAGGAGATCCCATGCTTCGTCAACCCGCAGTTGCTGACAGGTTCTACGATGGTGACCCGGCCAAACTCCATCAATCTCTGAACAGCCTGATCCCTGAAAGTTCCGATAAAATCTCGGCCAAGGCCGTACTTTCGCCCCATGCTGGCTATATCTATTCAGGAGGAGTGGCCGGGGAGACCTTTGCTCGGATCAGTATTCCCGAGACAGTGATTCTTCTCGGCCCCAATCATCACGGTCAATATCACGACCAAAGAACGCCCCTTGCAGTGGGGACTCAAGACTGGGACATGCCTCTGGGGGAAGTTCCTCTGGCAAATGATCTGGCTCACGACCTGCTCAGCTCTTCTGCCCTCTTCACAGCTAACGACACAGCTCATCGCTCTGAACATTCGCTAGAGGTACAGATCCCCTTTCTCCAGTATTTTCAAAAGAACCTCCACATCCTACCAGTGGTGGTTTCCCAGCTTTCTTTACAACAATGCCACCAAGCCGCTACCGAACTTGCCCAGGCTATCCGGCGTTTCAACCGCCCTACCCTGCTGGTCGCCAGTACGGACATGACCCATTATCTTCCCCGCAAGCAGGCCTCAAAACAGGATCATCTTGCCCTAGATTATATTCTGGATCTTGATGCAGCCGGGCTCTATGATACAGTGTTGTCCCACCGGATTTCCATGTGCGGTATCATGCCCACCACCATTACCTTACTTGCGGCGGCGGAGCTGGGGGCTGAACAGGCCGAGCTCATTCGCTATACCGATTCTGGAGAGGTCAGCGGCGATACGGAGCAGGTTGTCGGCTATGCCGGAGTGATTATTCGTTGAAAAATTGCTCACGGGCTTATCAGGAATAATTCCCTTGAGCAAGCACCTCCCTCGGTCTGGACCCGTCCGAAGGACCGACCACTCCGTCTCGCTCCATCATCTCAATCATCCGGGCGGCTCGATTATAGCCTACACGCAGCCGCCGCTGGACCATGGAAATAGAGGCCTGGCCGGTCTCGGTCACCACAGCCACGGCCTCATCATATTTCTCGTCATATTCCGCCTCTCCGTCATCACCGCCTGCTACGTCCTCTTCCACCATCTGAAGCACAGTTTCGTCATACTCCGCAGCACCCTGTTGCTTCAAAAAGGCAATAATCCGCTCCGTCTCCTCCTCAGAGATAAAGGCCCCGTGGATACGTTTCAGCTTGGCAGCCCCTGGCGGCAGAAAAAGCATATCACCGTTACCCAAAAGATGCTCAGCCCCGGAACCATCCAAGATAGTTCTGGAATCCACCTTAGAAGAGACCTTAAAGGAAATCCTCGTGGGAAAGTTAGCCTTAATCAGACCGGTAAGCACATCCACAGAAGGCCGCTGGGTCGCCAAAATAATATGCATACCAGCGGCCCGCGCCATCTGCGCCAACCGGGCAATGGAGGTTTCCACATCCTTTGAGGCCACCATCATCAGATCAGCCAGCTCATCCACAATAATGACGATATAGGGCAGCTTTTCTTCTGCAACTTCGTTATAGGAGGTAAAGGATTTGACCCGGAATTCCTCCAGCAGTTTATAGCGCCGTTCCATCTCGCGCACCGCCCAAATCAGGGCACGGCTGGCCATTTTCGGCTCGACCACCACAGGATGGAGAAGATGGGGAATCCCCTCGTA includes:
- the amrB gene encoding AmmeMemoRadiSam system protein B, which translates into the protein MLRQPAVADRFYDGDPAKLHQSLNSLIPESSDKISAKAVLSPHAGYIYSGGVAGETFARISIPETVILLGPNHHGQYHDQRTPLAVGTQDWDMPLGEVPLANDLAHDLLSSSALFTANDTAHRSEHSLEVQIPFLQYFQKNLHILPVVVSQLSLQQCHQAATELAQAIRRFNRPTLLVASTDMTHYLPRKQASKQDHLALDYILDLDAAGLYDTVLSHRISMCGIMPTTITLLAAAELGAEQAELIRYTDSGEVSGDTEQVVGYAGVIIR
- a CDS encoding DUF4434 domain-containing protein, coding for MKGIQYSRLAAVFFMTALVIAHSSLVAMAGEPRIHGFFVQPSLGYGATNHEKFSSQEEYDQWLQSMADTGAEMLFYQWVTHYENTPPDWYITAYGGSPDTDFAFYNPKPVTINGIPTRGWVTPTNWPGSPKQGGKEPVAYLLDAAQKAGIKVWLGLYLNEGENSPYNWWNAITDSNLTTEDRAAIEHHVERSIAVVNDLAEQYGNHPALGGLYYSIEIANIAFIPSGNHPYLASILDRVAKAVHTALPGKQLAICPFFNTGLPTTAQEFGDMLEYALKNSELDILMLQDGVGVDPHTLTPINDQVTEYFVAARNAAAAAGKPFWGNAELFTNLGTREAPQLISSTMEKIRLQLETIAPHVDKIISFDFHFMDPNDAYTFYEPLGGTVETDRAMRQNLYDGYTAYWQQWKEQQRRPALPAVLSLLLQEEATE